The Rhinolophus sinicus isolate RSC01 linkage group LG07, ASM3656204v1, whole genome shotgun sequence genomic interval CTCGGGGGAGCCCTTTCCAGCTGACCCCCTCCTTCCCAGACCTCAGGCAGTCTGATACCCATACCAGTGGGTAGAGACCTCCCCTGGAGGGGTTCAAGGTTAGAGGTCAACTGAGGTGACACAGAGGCGGTGGGCCCCTGGCCGGAGTGTGGCAGGAGGAACTAGGGGAGGgctgttccaggcagaaggggCTGGGGTCAGGAGTTCAAGGGTTGGGGGGGAGATGGACGGGAAGCCCCAATGTGGGGTGGAAGGGATGGAGGCCTTTTCAGCAGGTCTAGTGTTTGGGAGTCTCCGTCCTGCTGGGGAACTTCCAGGCTGCTGGTTGGGTGCGAGGAAACAGGAACTGACCGCCATCTGTCACTAGGTACCTGAGCCCCAAGCTGTCCCAGCTTCCTCCTCTTGCGAGACCAGCGTCCCCacccaggaggcaggaggagaggaaggccCTCTAACCATGGGTGGGGGAGTCCCAGGCTCGGGTTCCCCTATGGGAGGCGCTGCAGAATCACCCAGGACCACCCAGGACCAGGGAGTGGGGGACATgcgggaggtggggtgggggtgggacagagCCACAGGGGGGGAACAAGGCTTCAAGCAGCATCATGGGCTCAGAATTTAGGATTGGCTGCCCACCCCCGGCCCTGTCCCATTCCCGCCTCCACCCAGGGACCCCTCAAATGACCAAGCCCAGACCTCAGGGATGCCTGATGAGGGGCACCCTTCTCTCACTCCCCAGACCTTAATCCTGAGCCCACCCCGACTGGGTAGGGGATGGGCTGTGAGAATTGGCATTGGGGTATGTCAGGAGTCCAAGGAGACCCCATGTGACATCCAGATGGTAAGCCTCCATGACAGGAAGAGCTGGGCTCTCACCCCTGTAAGGCCCAGGTCAGGAAGAGGCGGAGGCCATAGACGAGGGGCTAGAAGGGGTGAGGAATGGGGTCCTAGGGAACAGGTCCATCccagggaccccccccccccaggaagcCAAGTCACAGCACCAACCCTCCAGGGCCTTACCCAGTGAGGCACAAGGCAGGAGAGACTCCTCGGGGATGAGCTACCCTTCTGCCCTAAGAGGCCCAGCAAAGCCCCGCCCTCCCCTGGAGCCCCCCAGGCATCTGGAGACAACCAGGAACAGGCCCTTGGGAGTGTCTCTTTGCCCctgagagcctcagtttcctaatctgtaaggTGGGTTGACAGCCTGCCACTTTCCAGGGCTGTTCAGAACAAATCCCAAGTGGGGGTCCTAAAGGCTGAGTCAGTATTCCTTCACCCCAGGCTCCAGACTCGGGGGTCAGCTGCCCAAACAAGACACCAGAGCTAAGCCCTTTTTCCTCTCCAAGCCCTGGAGACAAGGCCCCCAAGGGTGCCCAGTGGATATAACCTGAGAGTGGCCTGCCTCCAGCTGTCCTGGGACTGACTCAATCCCACCTGGCCTTGGTGCAGGGACGGGCTCTCCTGGCACCCCATGGGCTCTGGCTGGTCCTGgccaccccacctcccctccctaTTCCCTCCCCTGGTGGCAGCTAATCTTAAATTCCTGACGGGCAGCCCAGTGGTAGCAGCTCTGTGCGTACAGCTCGGCCGAGGGTGGGACTCACATGTTTTCCCTATAGTCcggtggggtgggcagaggggagaaggagagCAGGTTAAATTGTGGGGGGACAGGCAGATGGGGGGCGTCCCTGTTCCTGCTGCCTCCACCATCTGAGCCAGAGGTTAGAGGTCAGCTGCCCACAGAAGGGAGGAGTGGGAGAAagaggggatggggggagggagagagggctggGGTCCAAGAGGGTTGCAGGTTGGGATAGGGGCCAGGGGTAGCTAAGGACACAAAGCTGGAGTCCCAGGGTTGAGGGACAGTCACTGAGGCCAGGAActgaggggggagggggcggggaatCAAGGGGACAGAGGAGATGGCCAGGGGGGGCCTGGGTCACTGAAGTCATGAGTGGGCATGGGGGCCACCAGGCTGGGGTTCGGGGCGAAGGCTCACCTCTCGCAGACTCGCACGGTCCAGGCAGCGATGATCCAGGAGGAGATGCTGAAGACGAGCAGCACGGTGCCCGGGCAGATAGTCATGAGCGTCTTCATGACGAAGCGCGTGTTGAAGGTGATCTTGTTGAGCGCCCCGATGCTGCGGGACGAGGCGTCGGTGAAGATCTTGCTGTGGAGCAGCATCACGCGGCCCAGCAGGTACAGGCGCAGGAACATGGGCACGGACAGCAGCACGTCCACGTCCGCCTCGGCCGCCGCCGGCGCGTACGTGAAGGCCAGCCGTGCGGTCCACGTGAAGCGGTAGTGGCCCGGCACCGGATGGATGGCACACACCGCCAGCTCCAGGGAGATGAGGAGGACGCGCTCGCACGTCATTGCTATGCGCCAGTCGTCCGCCCCGTTGTCCACCATGAACAGCTGCAGAGGGCAGGCGGGAGGGAGGCGGGGGTCTCTGACACACAACCAGCACCGCCCCCAGAAGATCCCGACCCAGAACCCCACCTGCTCGGCTTTTACAGGAAAAATGGCCTCACAGGCGAAACTCCCCAGATGTGAGGGTTGGCCACAATTCAAACTAAACATGGGACAGGTGGTCCCCAAAAAGTTCAACAGAGAGTGACCAtgtcccagcaatcccactcctaggtgggatacacaagagaaatgaaaacaggtgtTAGAACAAATCCTTGTACACACACAAGCACAGCAGctctgttcacaatagccaaaaatgaaaacaactcaaGTGGCTGTCAAAGGATGAGTGGGTGAACAAAATGTGTCCATCCGCACAGTGGAATATTCCTCAtgtataaaaaggaatgaagcactgacatgCTACCACTGGATGAACCTGGATTatatcatgctgagtgaaagaagccagactcaaaaggccaCCACCCAGAGCCAAAGGCGTGACCCTGCCACCCCACTGGGCCTCGAAGGTAGAGCCAAGAGGATTGCTCCTGAGTCTTCAAAACTCATGGACTCTACCTTGCCAGCTCTTAGACTTACTTAGAACTCCATCACCCCTTTCTTCCTTTGGATTCTCGCTTTTAGAACGGGACAGTCTATCCTCTGCCTCTTACCACTGTGTTTTGGAAGGATGTGACTTGTCTGGTTCACAGCGGGAGAAGAATCTTGCCTCAATCGCACCCAGATCTTAAATATGATTTAGATCATATTTAAATAAGACTTGGGACCTCAAGTGGATGCTGGAATGGGTTCAGATTTGGGGGGCTATTAGGATGCGGTAAGTGTATTTTGCATGGGAGAAGGACATGAATTGGGGGATGGGCCAGAGGATGGAGTGTtctggactgaattgtgtcccctcaaaattcatatgttgaagcccactgtgactgtatttggagacagggcctttaaagaagtgattcagtttaaatgaggtcatgggGGTGGGGACCTCATTCTACAGGACTGTGTCCTTCtaggaggaagagagaccaggGAAACTAGGAAAATGCCCCGAGAGGATACAGCAGGAAAGTGGTCACttgcaagtcaaggagagaggcctcaccaggaagcaaccctgctggcaccttgtcTTGGatttgcagcctccagaactgtgagaagaaatttctgttgtttaagccgctcAGCTGCGGaactttgttacggcagccccgGCAAAGTCATACagtgcttcattctttttgtatggccaaataatacaatatatgaaTAATACGAGTATATGAATACAATAACAtaatatatgaataatacaatgaataacAATTCCACTACATgcatggaccacattttgttcatccatacACTGGTTAACCAACATCTGGgatgtttccactttttagctattgTGACTAGGGCTGCTATGAGCatccatgtacaagtttttgtgtggatgtctTTGTTTCTCTTGGCTCTACAcctaggagtaaaattgctgggtcatatggtaactccatgtttaattttttgaggaaccagtAGACTATCATCCCCAGGGACTGTACCCTCAGAACTGCTTCCTTCTAGCTCAGGTGTCACtgtcccctccctgctgcccccagcCACATCCGGGGCCTATCTTGCATGCCAGACTCCAGTAGCGTTCCCCACAGACATCGGCATAGGGTGCAATCCACGCAGGATCTTCCTATGCCCATCTCCTGCCAGACTGTCAGGGGTCAGAGGCCAGAGAGAAGCCAAACCTGACAACCTTTGGTGTCTACAGGTGATGTCTGCCCGCTGTGGGCACACCTGCCCAATATGCCCTGAGCTGAACTCAGGCCCAACCTGCTTTTTATTAACTCCCAACACAGAAGAACAAACTCCCTGGCAtgtaataaatcttttaaatgcaGGGTCTGATCAAAGAAGGAAAGGAGCCTGGTGTTACAAACATTGGTTTCCACCACTGCAAAACCTCAGAAGACCCCAGGGCTGTGAAAACGCCCCAGGTGAGCCAGACCCTAGCTCACCTCATGCTCTCCATTGTCCCTTTCTTTCTCgaataatcaataaaaatgaaaacatagacaTGCGTTCCAGGAAAATGTAGAGTGGTCTAAACAGTGTGTCTTCacacagatcttttttttttccagtaaggAGGCTATTGGTCCTTTTATGTTTAAGAGGCTGAGGTCCCAGGTGGCTTGTGTGGGGGCACAGGAAGGGGAGCACCCCAGCTCAGCTGGGCACTGACCTGGATCTCCCTGGCATGGTAGAGGACAACCAGGCCCAGCAGGATGACGGTGGAGAGGCTGATGAGGCATTTGAGTGCAAATGAGTACAGGGACTCCTGGGCAGAGAGAGAGCAGACAGCAGGACGGATGCTGAGGGGGTGGGTAGTCCTCCAACCCCCCACGCCTGCGCACTTCGCTCAGGAAGCGATGCTCCTGTCCTTACTCCTTAGGCCTGGGCTAACAGCAAGATGGGTCCAGCACTTAACAgtttataagacctggtctcctGTGGGCCAAGGACTTCATGGTTTATAAGGCCTGGGCTCTTAAAGGCCCAGCATGTCACAATTTATAAGGCTTGGCCTCATGTGGGTACAGTACTTCACAGTTTATAAGACCTGGCCCCACACAGGCATAACACTTTAGTTTATGGGCTGACACAGCCCTGACCTCTCTGTCCTCCCACACTGTCGCAGCACAACGGGACACACAGTCATGTTCTAACCCAGCCCCAACTGCTTGGGTGATGGGGCTCTTTCCTTGCCCCCCACCTCGGCCTTGTCTGCAGTTCCCTTATCTGGCCTGTCCTGGGGGACAGACCCTTCCCCACCTTTAGTCAGGGTTCAGTCCCTTGGTGCAGGTAGGGAAATGGGCTGGAGCCTCCGCCCCCATCTGCagcctccctgccacccccagaAAGTGGGCATAGCAGGACCCTGAGGGCCCCCCTCACCTCCCATCTCCAGGGCTCCCCAGGACCCCCCCACCCATCTCTCCTGGGGCCAATGTGCCCCTATCCCATGCCCAAGGGGCAGCAGAGAGCCCGGTGTCACCAGCGGGGTCTCCCTGGAATACCAAGGGGAAGGGTAGTACCTACCTTGGTGTAGACCCCCCAGGACAGCTCCGTCTCTGTCACCATGACAACGATGCCAAACATGCCAAAGATGAGGGCGTAGTCGCTGAGGCGCTTCCGCTTCTCGAAGAGCACCCGCCGATGGCCCAGGCGGTGGCCCACATTGGGGGGCTTCCCTGAGCCCCTCTGACTGCCCACCTCATCCTCCTCatcgtcttcctcctcctcctggtccTGGAGCTGTCCCCGGGGGCTGCCGGGCGAAAGCCGGCCTGGCTCATTCTTGGCCACCACCACCTGGAGGCCTGGGCTGTGCGGGGGCTGTGAGGGGCGGCCAGCCTCTGGGTCCAGAGGGTCTCGGCCCAGGGCCCCCGGCCCGCTGCCCAGCGGCCGCCCCCCACAGCCATTGTGGCTGTGGCTGTTCATGACTATGTGGGTGCTGGGCTTGGACTCGCTGCAGGCCGCCTGGGGCCCGGCATGGCTCAGCAGCTGGGCTCCCACGCTGACCTGCAGGGGCATGGGGGACATGGTCACGCCAACTGCCAGAGGGCCACTCCAGAACATGCTGAGGTTCGGGAGGCCATGAACCCAGGGAAGCTGACATGGGGGTTCACCATCCCAGAAACAACCGAGTCACCTATGTCCCTCCCCTGCTAAAACCCTCCTATGGCTCCCCAGTGCTGttgcataaaaaaacaaactctttaCTGTGGGCAGAAAGCCCTCTGTGGTCCAACTCCCAAGCTGTGATCCTTCTCAGTCTCCCTAGAGTCACTCCCTTCCAGTCATACTGGCCTCCCTGTCACCCATCCTGACAAGCTTgatcctgcctcagggcctttgcatgtactatgccctctgcctggaacaccctcCTACTGGACCTTTGCCTATGGATTTTCTGTATCTCCAagtacctagcacaatgcctaCCACACAGCCAATACCCACTAAACACTTCTGCATGCCTTGAGATGGAATCTGCCAGCAGGTTTGCCTAGGAGAACTGGGGGCCGCATAGGTGTACAGTTGGGAGGTGGTTCCAATCCGGGTCGTCTCCTCCTGACCTTCAGGCTCTTGGACAGACACTACTGAGCCTCCAGTTCCTCCCCTCAAGTTGGCCCAAGGCCTGAACATGCTTATGCAGGCACAGGGTATGGCTGAGGAGACATTAGGGACAGACGCTGGGGTTACAGAGACTCTCAGATCCTTCCTGCCTGGGCTGAGGGTGGTCCATGGTCTCCAAATGTATTCCAAGACCAATGTGGCAATCCAAGATTTAACTCTAAGATTCCTGAACTAATTCTATAGGACCTGTGAGAGGTGCTTGGCCTGGCCCTGTGACCCCGAGCCAGCCTCATTTTCCCCACCAGGCCACGAAGGAGCAGACTATCTGATCACCCAAGATCCTCAGATTCTGTCCTTTTGTGGAGTTGTATCCTTTGGTGTCATGTGGGAGAGCAGGGACCTCAATGATCCTGCCTGGAGTCTGGTCTGCTGGGTTCCGACGAGCCAGACCCAATCTAGCCCACTCTCTCACCCTCACATGCCACCTGTAGCCACCctgccaacatttattgaatatctactacgtgccaggctctGTCCCTCACACAAACTTTCTCCTTAATTCTTGAAATACCCCCAAGAAGGGGGTCCTGGGAGTTGGCCAGTTTTACagctagggaaactgaggcaccatgCTGTGAAGGGACTGTTTCCCTTCACAGGGCAGATCCTGGACCAGGCTGCCTGGTGGGATTCTCTCAATAAGCGGGGCAGCTGTGGGCAGTGGGCCAAAGTGTTGTCCCCTTTATACAGGCCAGGCCTTCATGTGCTGGGCGCCTGGGAAGAGGGAGCTGTGTACACAGACAGGACGTTTCCCCAGCCCTGAACCTGTGCTCGGCAGGTGACAGACGTGGAAACTGTCATGTCAGGAATGAGCTATAAGGAGCTATGCTGCAGGGCAGCAATGGGCGACCTTGGCCAAGGTGTCCATCCCATGTGTCGCACGACCACCTGCACCCTTGTCTAGCACCCCCCTCCCCAGACTGGGTTTGTCCTGCTAACTACATGTCCCCAGACATTGGTGCCAGCATACAGTAGGAGCCCAAAAAACATTCCTTCCATGGCAAGTGACCTCATGAGTCTTAGAACATGTCCCTTCTTCACCACTCTCACCCATTACTTCAACCATGCCGTGGCCACCTGTGGTCTGAAACTTCACAGTTTATAAGGCCTGGTCTCTGCTGGTGCAGCACTTCA includes:
- the KCNN1 gene encoding small conductance calcium-activated potassium channel protein 1 isoform X1, whose translation is MRPPLRSPTPPPLGPAPHRFSPPPLRLRPPPGGPWPRGTLSPPASSACPSRAPQVSVGAQLLSHAGPQAACSESKPSTHIVMNSHSHNGCGGRPLGSGPGALGRDPLDPEAGRPSQPPHSPGLQVVVAKNEPGRLSPGSPRGQLQDQEEEEDDEEDEVGSQRGSGKPPNVGHRLGHRRVLFEKRKRLSDYALIFGMFGIVVMVTETELSWGVYTKESLYSFALKCLISLSTVILLGLVVLYHAREIQLFMVDNGADDWRIAMTCERVLLISLELAVCAIHPVPGHYRFTWTARLAFTYAPAAAEADVDVLLSVPMFLRLYLLGRVMLLHSKIFTDASSRSIGALNKITFNTRFVMKTLMTICPGTVLLVFSISSWIIAAWTVRVCERYHDKQEVTSNFLGAMWLISITFLSIGYGDMVPHTYCGKGVCLLTGIMGAGCTALVVAVVARKLELTKAEKHVHNFMMDTQLTKRVKNAAANVLRETWLIYKHTRLVKKPDHARVRKHQRKFLQAIHQLRSVKIEQGKLNDQANTLADLAKTQNAMYDLMSELHAQHEDLEARLAALESRLDALGTSLQALPSLIAQAIRPLPPPLPPRPGLLDQAAQIPPCQWPPVAPSDCG
- the KCNN1 gene encoding small conductance calcium-activated potassium channel protein 1 isoform X2; translated protein: MNSHSHNGCGGRPLGSGPGALGRDPLDPEAGRPSQPPHSPGLQVVVAKNEPGRLSPGSPRGQLQDQEEEEDDEEDEVGSQRGSGKPPNVGHRLGHRRVLFEKRKRLSDYALIFGMFGIVVMVTETELSWGVYTKESLYSFALKCLISLSTVILLGLVVLYHAREIQLFMVDNGADDWRIAMTCERVLLISLELAVCAIHPVPGHYRFTWTARLAFTYAPAAAEADVDVLLSVPMFLRLYLLGRVMLLHSKIFTDASSRSIGALNKITFNTRFVMKTLMTICPGTVLLVFSISSWIIAAWTVRVCERYHDKQEVTSNFLGAMWLISITFLSIGYGDMVPHTYCGKGVCLLTGIMGAGCTALVVAVVARKLELTKAEKHVHNFMMDTQLTKRVKNAAANVLRETWLIYKHTRLVKKPDHARVRKHQRKFLQAIHQLRSVKIEQGKLNDQANTLADLAKTQNAMYDLMSELHAQHEDLEARLAALESRLDALGTSLQALPSLIAQAIRPLPPPLPPRPGLLDQAAQIPPCQWPPVAPSDCG